From the Companilactobacillus ginsenosidimutans genome, the window TAACTCCAACCCGCTCAGACAACTCAGTAAGACTCATTTTTCGTTTAGCAAGCATAACATCCAAATTAACCACAATCATACAAGTTGACCTGACTTTTCCATTTCATTCAGACAAATCTTTTCCAACATCCCCGCAAAAGCAGCAATAGTTATCCCCAGACCAATCAGGAAGATGTCCACGACGATGGGACCCGGAAGACAGTCTCCAATCGAGAACGCAAGGAAAAGTGGAATCATGAGTGTGTAGACAGCAGAAATTGATACTGCAAGCCTTTTAATCCAACGTAGTGCCGACCTGGATTTTTGAGTCAGTATTTCGTTTTTATCAACTCGATTAATTAAGTACCACGCACATGCGATTATTCCATAAGTCAAGATCACTGAAGTATATACTCCTACTGTGAAGGCAACTATTTGATACATTGGTACTTTGCCCTGTTGCAGGAGATAAATCGAAGTTGGGAATATTACTCCGGCAAAAAATGTTGGTCCTAGAAATAACAGTAGTAGTGAAAATCTCAGGAATAGTGTGAATTTTCTCATAATACCCTCCTAAATTGTTAAATCGTTTTCGGCTTTTATTTCGATTGCTTGATGTAATAATTTTTGTAAGACGCTAGCAAATATTGCGATTACCAATGGTGCGCCGGCGAAAACAATTCCAACTAACAACATCCCCGGTGAGTCATCTCTATCTGCAAATATATAGAAGATAGGTAACTCAAGTATCATTAATCCACAGATTGTATAAGCTTCAATTTTGATCCATCTTAGTGCTTGGACCGCCACATTTGAAAAAGCGGATTTGTGGTCAATCATTTTCAAAAGTCGATATCCTTGATACAAGACTAAGTAGAACACGATTGCAGCAAGATACATCCCTGCGCCTAATAAATCGGTCAGTATTGGCCAATTGGACATAACATTATTTGCGCCTATCAAATAGTGAGGTACTATAACTATGCAAAACCCCAGCATAATAAGACCCATTAGGAAAATCACAATTTTTAAAAAGGTTGTTTCGCCCTTCATTCTAAATCACACCTCATCAATTTCTTGAATTAAGATTACCATAATTTATCGATAAACGATATATATTTATCATTTCTCAACAAAAAAGAGTGACACCTGTTTGGCATCACTCTGGATAATAATTTATTTTAAAGTATCCGCAATTTTCTTAGCTGCTTGAACTTTGAAATCTGCTTCAGCTTGTTTGATAACTTTAGCTTGTTGGGCCTTTGTCATTGAAGGATTGGCTTGCATTTCTTGTGCTACGGTCTTTTTGACGTAGGCTTCTCCCTCAGCCTTCATTTGTGCTTGAACATTTTTATCTTTCATTTTCTTGTTCAACTTATCAGCTTGATTGGTTGTTAATACTAACCAATCTTGGCCAACCTTGAAGGTATTTTGTTGCTTAATGAATTCTTTGTTGTTATTTGAAAGGTTAAATAGGAATGAATAAAAACCATTCTTATACTCCCAACGTTGAGTCTTTTGGCTTAGCTTGGCGATATTATAGTCGCCGTGTTTGACACTGTTTTTAACGTTGACATCAACTTTAGTGGTATTCGGTTTCGTTGCATTTTCTGTACTTGGTGTGCGGTAAATATAAACATTCTCTTTACCATTTGTACCAAGTTTCTTATACAAAAGGACATTTGAACCTTTTTTTACGGTTTGAATTTGAATGGTTTTATCAGTTGTAACTTTTTCCATCCCATAATGGCCATACTCGTTACCAACTAATAATCCAATTGATAGGATAAATAAAACAATGAACACTGACATTAATGAATAACCGACACGCTTATTTCTCAAAAATACGGCGAAGTAATAAGCTAGTCCGGCACAGACAAGAATTGAAATTTGAATCATTACTTGTCACCTGCCTTTTCTGTTGCTTGATCTTTTGAACTGCTTGCAAGAGTTACTGATTTTGATTTAGCTGTATCTTTAACCATGAATGTGATTCCCATTGCAATAACACAGAATAGAATTGCGACAGCAAACGCTGCATGATAACCAGTTAAGGTTGCATTGAAAAAGCTATCTTTATATTGAAGTGGAGCTGAGTGAAGCAATGATTTGCCAGGTTTAACGTTGTTTGTAACGTTTGTAAGGACACTGACCAAAATAGCTGTACCCATTGAGCTAAATACCTGACGAACAGTGTTATTTACGGCAGTACCATGACTCATTAAGTCAAATGGCAAAGCGTTCATACCATCTGTGGTAACAGGCATCAAGACCATTGAGATACCAAACATACGAATTGCATATAAAATTACAATATCTAATGTTGGCGTTGTTCTTGTTAAGAATAAGAATGGAATTGTCCCAGCAGTCAACAAGAGCATACCCATACGTGCCAAATCTTTTGGTCCAAATCTATCGAATGCACGTCCGGTAATTGGTGACATAACACCAATTAGTAAGGCACCAGGTAGAAGTGTCAATCCAGAATGGAAAGCTGACATCCCTTTAACAATCTGTAGATACAATGGCAAAATCATTTCGACACCGATCATAGCCATGTTAACTGTTGATGAAAGTGCGGCAGCAATACTGAATTTCTTAACCTTGAATACTCGTAATTCCAAGAATGGCTCTTTCATATGTAATTGGCGATGACCAAATAACAAAATCAAGATAAGTCCACCAATAATTGAAACTAGAACCACTGGTGAACCCCATCCATCATCACCAACAGATGAGAATCCGTAAAGTAATGCACCAAATCCAAGTGTTGAAAGAATTAATGAAGGAATATCCAGCTTAGTTTTTCTCGTCTTGATAACCGGACGCATGAAGAAAATTGCGGCAATGATAACAACGATAACGATAGGAATAATCATTCCGAATAAATCACGCCATGAAAAGTTATCAATAATCCAACCAGAAAGTGTTGGTCCGATGGCAGGAGCAAGTCCAATAACCAATCCACCAAGTCCCATGGCAGTACCACGTTGATTAGCTGGAAAAATTGTTAACATAATAATCTGCATAAGCGGCATTGTAATACCAACACCAACCGCCTGAACCAGACGTCCAATTAAAATTGTTGCAAAGTTAGGAGCAATAAATGATAAAACTGTACCTAGCAAGAAAGTTGACATAGCGAACAAGTACAAAGACTTTGTACTGTAATTCGTACTCAACCAGGCAGTAACAGGAATCATGATACCATTAACCATCAAAAATCCTGTAGTAAGCCATTGAACAGCCGATGTCGTAACATTGAACTGATTCATAAGTGTAGGAAAGGCTGTAGTCAAAATAGTTCCGTTCAGCACAGTACAGAAAGTACCGACTAGGAGTACAAGAACCATAAGATTACGGTTGAAGGGTTTCCCATTTAAATCTAAATGTTTACTATTCACGATAGTAATACCTCTTCTCAAAATTTTAAAAACAAGCTACGTGCCCTCAATTATTTCGGAATATCGATTTTATCAAAATTATTGAATACATGCGTCAAGATCACTTCTAAAGATTTTTGATCCTCTTCAGAAACATCCTCAAATAATTGGTCCGAAATCTTGTGATCAGCTGCCTTGACCTCTTTGAGAAAGTCTTTTCCTGCTGGTGTCAAATTCACCAGCTTCTTACGATGGTTAGTGGGGTGAACTTTTCGTTCGGCGAAACCACTAGCCTCGAGTCGTTTGAGTGCACGGGCAATGCTAGCGCCGTCAAACAAGGTTATCTCACCAATTTTTTCTTGACTGAAATCAGGATGTTTTTCAATCAGCACCATCAAGATTCCATCAATCGTATTCAAATCTTTTTGCTTAAGAATGTTCGATAACGTTCTTTTCTTTGTCATCATATATCTCGTTGCAAAACCTGTTAAAATCGAATAATCCAATATACTATCTCCGAATTAAAAATATAAATTCATTTTTAGAGCCAAAAAACATGCTACACAACTCTTGATAAAATCAAGTGTTGTGTAGCATGTTTTTTATTGAAAACGTTTTTTAAATTTTTTGACTATTTTTGATCAAAGTAGTTTGTACCAATAGCTGCTCGAGCTTCTTTAAGAGTTTGGTTAGCAACGATATTTGCTTTAGCACTACCCTCTTCAAGCATCTTGTAGACTGCAGGAATGTCTTTTTCATATTCAGCACGTCTGGCACGAATTGGAGCAAGGATGCCTTGAAGTACTTCATTGAGATAACGTTTAACTTTAACGTCACCCAGACCACCTGCTTGATATTGTGCTTTTAATTCGGCAACTTTATCTTGATCTTCAGCGAAAGCATCCAAATATGTAAATACGGTATTGCCTTCGATTTTACCAGGATCTTCAACATGAACGTGATCTGGGTCAGTATACATCGACATAACTTTTTTAGTAACGACATCTTCTGGATCTGATAGATAGATACAATTACCAAGTGATTTACTCATCTTGGCATTTCCATCGATACCTGGCAAACGACCTTGTCCCTTTGGAGGGAAAACACCTTTTGGCTCAACTAAAACATCAGCATCGTAGGTACGGTTAAATGTACGAACGACTTCACGTGTTTGTTCAATCATTGGTTCTTGGTCGTCACCGACGGGAACTGTATCGGCTTTAAATGCTGTGATATCAGCAGCTTGACTGACTGGATATGTTAAGAATCCAGCTGGAATACTTTGGCCAAAATCTTTTTGTTGGATTTCTGCTTTAACGGTTGGATTTCTTTCCAAACGTGATACACTAACCAAATCCAAGTAATACATAGTTAATTCACTAAGTGCAGGGATTTGTGATTGTACTAAGATAGTAGTTTTTTCAGGATCAATTCCAACTGACAAATAATCCAATGCTACTTGTATTAAGCTGTTACGAACTTTTTCAGGGTTCTTTGCGTTATCTGTCAATGCTTGCATGTCAGCAATCATGACGAACATTTTATATTTTCCTTCATTTTGTAATTGAACACGGTTTTTCAATGAACCTAAATAATGTCCAATGTGAAGCTTACCTGTTGGTCTGTCACCAGTTAAAATTGTATTAGTTGCCATTGTTTTTCCTCCTATAATTAAAAAGCGTCCTATTGATTAATCAATAGGACGCTCATGCGTGGTACCACCTGTTTTGTAGAATATCTTCTACCACTTTAGGTTATAAGGTTACCACCCATATCCATTTCCAAACTCAAGGTCGGTAGCTTTTTCAGACTAGAAGCTACTCTCTGATTCAACTTACTTGAATTCGTACTTAAAAATGACTATGATTTAATATACTTTAATTCGATATAATCATAAGGAATTTATGCCGGATTGTCAACGCGAGGTAATTTTATGACTACAAACGACAAAGAACTAGAACAAAAAAGAGTCGACGAAGTTGCCGAAATTATCGACAACAAAATTGACAAAGTTAGAGCAGATTTAGCCAAGGCTCACTCTGAAACTGGCAACATTGAACAAAACTATGGTGAAAATACCAAAGTCAATACATTTGAAGTCGATGACCAAATGGAAACTAACGCTTCTGTCCAGCAACAGAAACAGCTGGTTTATTTAGCCGTCGAAAATGAAAACATTTTAAATTCTAACGAACAAAAGTTAAAGAATCTCCAAGGATCTCCATATTTTGGACGAATCGATATCGTTGAAGATGGTGAAAAAGACACTCTTTATATTGGAACTTCAACTCTTCAAGATGAGGATGGAGACTTCTTAATTTACGACTGGCGTGCTCCTATTTCTGGTATTTATTACAACGGTACACTCGGAAAAGTTTCCTATCCTACTCCGACTGGAAAAGCTGAAGTTGATCTCAAACGAAAGCGTCAATTCCAAATCGTTCACAATAAGATTCGTAATATGTTTGATACCAATGAAACTGTTGGTGATGAAATTCTGCAATCAGTTTTATCCGAATACAGTGACGAATATTTAAAAAGTATCGTTGCCACTATTCAGCATGAACAAAATACTATCATTCGTGATATTGATTCAGATGTACTACTTGTTCAAGGGGTAGCCGGAAGTGGTAAAACTTCGGCTATCTTGCAACGGGTCGCCTTTTTGCTTTATCACAGTCGTTCAAGTTTGAATGCAGACCAAATTATCCTATTTTCACCAAACAAGTTATTTAGTAATTATATTTCTGAAGTCCTTCCTAGTTTGGGTGAAAGAAATATGCGTCAGGTTACCCTTAATGAATTCATTTCGCTACGTTTAACTGGTATTCAAGTTGAAACCTTGTTTGAACGATATGAAAAAGATGAGCGCAATCTTCCTCAATCGATGATTGATATTCGTTTATATAAGGAAAGCGCCGAATTCTTAAATGACCTTGAGGCTTTGGAAAACAAAAATAAAGATCATCTACTTTATTTTGAAGATATTATTTTTGAAGGACGTCCCTTCTTTACCAAAGATGAAATATCTGAAATCTATGAGAAACAAAATAAAGCATTCAGCATTCCCGATAGATTTTTGAAAACCAAGAATATTCTCATCAAGCGACTTCAAAAACGCATCCATCGTGACCGTGACGATGATTGGGTACAAGCTGAAATCGACAACTTATCTGATGAAGATTTCCAACAAATTATTACTGACCACAATATTGAAGAGTCAACTAACCAACGCTCAATTATTGCTGAAGAGTTTTTGAAGGATCGTTATGCGCCGATCTATAACGCATTAATCAACAATTACTTCTTCAATCCATATGAAGAATATTTGTATTTGCTTAGCCTCATGGATCAAAATATTGTTTCTAAAGAAATTTGGGACACAATGATTGAAGCAATTGATCATAACGTTGAGGCTCATAAATTAGGATTGAGTGATTCTGTTGCTGTACTTTACTTGCGCGATTATGTGACTGACAGTGGCTACAATGCTGGAATTCAACACATCTTCATTGATGAAGTTCAAGATTACACTATGGCTCAACTGAAATACATTTCGCATGCCTTCCCTGAAGCAAAATTGACACTTTTAGGTGACCGTTCACAGGATGTACTGACTAGTTCATATCGTGATAAAGACTTGGTAACTGCGGTATCAGATTTATTTAATAAGAAACGTTTAACGACTATTACTTTGAACCAGAGCTATCGTTCAACTGCAGAGATTACTAATTTTGCGAGCCAACTTTTGCCTGATACTGAAAAGATTAAAGCTTTCTCACGTCGTGGTGAAAAGCCAGAAATTCATGTTTATGAAAATGAAAATGTTTATTACACTGGATTAAAAGACTGTGCTCGAGAACTGAATAAGAAATATGAAACAGTTGCAATTTTGACTAGAAATGAAGCTCAAGCTGAACAAGTTTATGCTCATTATGGCGATGAAGCACAAGTAACTTTGGTGGATGCAGACTTTAGGTCTGTTCCTAAGGGCATTATTGTGATGCCGATTTATTTAGCCAAAGGATTGGAATTCGATGCTGTTATTGCGCACGATGTTTCGGCTGATAATTATCCTGATTCTCGTAGTCGCGATACTTTGTATACTATTTGTACTCGAGCTATGCATAGTTTGACGCTTTGTGCGGATAAGGAGTTGTCCCCTTTAATTCGGTCTCGCGAAACAGCAAAACTACAAACAAACTAAGTGGTGGTTGTTCACTTCCGATTCCGGAAGAAAATCGATTTTATGGCCTGGAACGCTGCCGACGCCATTCCAAGGCTTTTCAAAGTACGAAAAGTCTCGGAACTGGGTCTTTTACTAACCGTACTTCGTACGCTAAGTAAAATTTGGCGGCTGAGGCCAAATCGATTTTCTTCCTCCATCTAGGAATGAATAACTATTTAGTTTGGGTGGGATAGTTTTGTAATTTGGCTCTCCCTCTTTGATATTTATATATATGGATGTATGTAATTCTTTTTAAAACAAATAAGGTCAACGGCTAATATGTCGTTGACCTTATTTTTGTATTTCATTTATTTGTTTGATTGTTCTAAATCAGATTGTCTTTAACTATCTTTGTTAAATCGGAATTATTTAGGGTTTCGATTCCTTTGATGAACTTTTGCTTCATGTCTTCATTTTTGTATTGTTTTGGATTTAAGGTTACTCCATCTGTTGTGCTACACTTGCTTACTATTTCGTATTGAACATCGGAGTTATTGGAAATGTAATTAAAATCTCTTTTGTCTGAGGGTGATACTGTTGTGGTTATTGCGATGTTTTTGGCTTTTTCAGCATCACCTTGTTGATAGTTTTGATTCTCTGTTTCAAAATATTCGGTGAAAATTGCTGATTCACTGCCTACTTTTTTATCTCCTTGTTGGAGTGTATATATTTTGATGTCTGTTTTGGCATCCTTGTGGGCTAAATTGGATTCTGTGTGAGCTGCTGTGTTCTCTTGATTGAATTGGGCTACTTTCCAATTTACTTGGGCATCTCTGGAGATTTGAGCCGCTCTGTTTATTGTTACTTTAGTGTTCTTACCAAAATGAGTTGCTTCTGTGTAATTTATTTGGCTCTTTGGTCGCGCTAAGATTTCGACTATCACATCTGCATGATTTGTTTCGTCTCCAACTGTTCTGGCGTCAACTACTATGTTTGCTGAACTACCTTGATCTGCATAGATAAAAATATGTGTTATTAAGTCTTGGTTGTGAAAACTGTCTTGGATAATATTCAAGTGCACTGTATCAGATAATTGATAGTTTTTTGGTAAGTAGAAAAACATTCCGTTATTTAGTAAGGCTGTGTGTAATTCTGTTAGTTTGTTACTACCTTCTGGCAAAACTTTATTCATGAAGTAATTTTCTATTAAACGAGGATGTTGTCTGAAGGCTGTAAAAATATCCGTCAAAATCACACCTCCTTCTTCGTCATCTTCATCAAGTGTATTTTCTAAACTGGATTGGCCAATTTGGGATAATCCTATTTCATCTTCATCAATATTTGCTGCGGATAAAACTTCTTTGGTTAATTTAATTTTTTGAGGGGTTTGTTTTTGTAAATTGTCGCTTGCGGCCATATCAAAATGACTTATTGAAAACTCTGGTGCAGATTTCACTGCTGTCAGTGCTTCAAGGCGTCTTTTTACTAGCCAATGTGGCTCACCATGTTCATTGGCAAATTGTTCTAATTGTTCAGCTAATTCTTCTGACATTATTTATCCCCCTTGATATTTTACTGATTCTTTTCATATACTTTAGTTATCACTTAAAAGAAAGCGTTTATATTAATGGAAAAACTAACTCACTTCAATGATCAAAATCGTTCAAAAATGGTTGATGTTACCGACAAAAAGGTTACTTCACGAACTGCTTTAGCTACCGGTGAAATAAAGATGCATCCAGAAACTCTACAACGAATTCATGAGGGTAAAATTAAAAAAGGCGACGTTTTAGCAGTCGCCCAAGTTGCCGGTATTATGGCAGCTAAACAAACATCTTCTTTAATTCCAATGTGTCATTTAATTCCACTAACTGGCGTTGATATTCATTTTGAAGACGATGGTGAATCAATTGTTACTTGTACTGCCCAAGTTAAAACTAAACATGTCACCGGAGTTGAAATTGAAGGACTACTTGCTGTCCAAACAGCCCTTCTAACAATTTATGACATGTGTAAAGCAATTGATCGTGGCATGATTATTAGCAATGTTCATTTAGTAGAAAAAATAGGTGGCAAGAGTGGTCATTTCATATTTGACGACCAAGTTAGCCATGAATCCCAAGACTAATTTTTCCAAAACGACTTATCATCGAAACATTCCAAGCAGGCTGCCAAACTAGATTGATTTGACATTTCTCGATGGATTCCACTGATGTTGCAGCATCAATAATTTGTTGCTCCAGCAAGTTACCTAGTGGGCATCCCATCGTTGTCAAAGTCATCGTGATTAGGCAGTATTTTTCGTTGACCACAACGTCATAAATCAAGCCGAGATTAACCAGATCGATACCAAGTTCAGGATCGATGACATCCTCAAGTGATTCCATAACTTCATTTTCGATTGGTGAGAATACATCACCTTGTCCGATTGCGTTGTCCATAGGTTAACCTCCGATTTGACTCATGTGTCTCCAAGTTGGAGCTTTATCAATAATTCTATCTGTTTCTGACATAGCCATCTCATGATTTAGTGGCTTATTGTCGAGTGAACGTTGGATTAGAGCTCTAAATTTCTTCTTGTCAGGGATTGCTTCACGAATATTAATTTCTTCATTCCAATATAAACAAGCTTTGATATAACCATCAGCTGTAATACGAAGACGATTACAGTTCTCACAAAACTTAGCACTAATAGGATGAATCAAACCGAAACTTCCCTCATAACCAGTTATCTGATAATTATCAGAAGGACCGTTACCCTTCAGTTCAATAGGGGTATAATCCAGGCCATTCGA encodes:
- a CDS encoding DUF2975 domain-containing protein — encoded protein: MRKFTLFLRFSLLLLFLGPTFFAGVIFPTSIYLLQQGKVPMYQIVAFTVGVYTSVILTYGIIACAWYLINRVDKNEILTQKSRSALRWIKRLAVSISAVYTLMIPLFLAFSIGDCLPGPIVVDIFLIGLGITIAAFAGMLEKICLNEMEKSGQLV
- a CDS encoding DUF2975 domain-containing protein, translated to MSNWPILTDLLGAGMYLAAIVFYLVLYQGYRLLKMIDHKSAFSNVAVQALRWIKIEAYTICGLMILELPIFYIFADRDDSPGMLLVGIVFAGAPLVIAIFASVLQKLLHQAIEIKAENDLTI
- a CDS encoding DUF4811 domain-containing protein, whose translation is MIQISILVCAGLAYYFAVFLRNKRVGYSLMSVFIVLFILSIGLLVGNEYGHYGMEKVTTDKTIQIQTVKKGSNVLLYKKLGTNGKENVYIYRTPSTENATKPNTTKVDVNVKNSVKHGDYNIAKLSQKTQRWEYKNGFYSFLFNLSNNNKEFIKQQNTFKVGQDWLVLTTNQADKLNKKMKDKNVQAQMKAEGEAYVKKTVAQEMQANPSMTKAQQAKVIKQAEADFKVQAAKKIADTLK
- a CDS encoding MDR family MFS transporter, translated to MVLVLLVGTFCTVLNGTILTTAFPTLMNQFNVTTSAVQWLTTGFLMVNGIMIPVTAWLSTNYSTKSLYLFAMSTFLLGTVLSFIAPNFATILIGRLVQAVGVGITMPLMQIIMLTIFPANQRGTAMGLGGLVIGLAPAIGPTLSGWIIDNFSWRDLFGMIIPIVIVVIIAAIFFMRPVIKTRKTKLDIPSLILSTLGFGALLYGFSSVGDDGWGSPVVLVSIIGGLILILLFGHRQLHMKEPFLELRVFKVKKFSIAAALSSTVNMAMIGVEMILPLYLQIVKGMSAFHSGLTLLPGALLIGVMSPITGRAFDRFGPKDLARMGMLLLTAGTIPFLFLTRTTPTLDIVILYAIRMFGISMVLMPVTTDGMNALPFDLMSHGTAVNNTVRQVFSSMGTAILVSVLTNVTNNVKPGKSLLHSAPLQYKDSFFNATLTGYHAAFAVAILFCVIAMGITFMVKDTAKSKSVTLASSSKDQATEKAGDK
- a CDS encoding MarR family winged helix-turn-helix transcriptional regulator; protein product: MDYSILTGFATRYMMTKKRTLSNILKQKDLNTIDGILMVLIEKHPDFSQEKIGEITLFDGASIARALKRLEASGFAERKVHPTNHRKKLVNLTPAGKDFLKEVKAADHKISDQLFEDVSEEDQKSLEVILTHVFNNFDKIDIPK
- the trpS gene encoding tryptophan--tRNA ligase translates to MATNTILTGDRPTGKLHIGHYLGSLKNRVQLQNEGKYKMFVMIADMQALTDNAKNPEKVRNSLIQVALDYLSVGIDPEKTTILVQSQIPALSELTMYYLDLVSVSRLERNPTVKAEIQQKDFGQSIPAGFLTYPVSQAADITAFKADTVPVGDDQEPMIEQTREVVRTFNRTYDADVLVEPKGVFPPKGQGRLPGIDGNAKMSKSLGNCIYLSDPEDVVTKKVMSMYTDPDHVHVEDPGKIEGNTVFTYLDAFAEDQDKVAELKAQYQAGGLGDVKVKRYLNEVLQGILAPIRARRAEYEKDIPAVYKMLEEGSAKANIVANQTLKEARAAIGTNYFDQK
- the helD gene encoding RNA polymerase recycling motor HelD; the protein is MTTNDKELEQKRVDEVAEIIDNKIDKVRADLAKAHSETGNIEQNYGENTKVNTFEVDDQMETNASVQQQKQLVYLAVENENILNSNEQKLKNLQGSPYFGRIDIVEDGEKDTLYIGTSTLQDEDGDFLIYDWRAPISGIYYNGTLGKVSYPTPTGKAEVDLKRKRQFQIVHNKIRNMFDTNETVGDEILQSVLSEYSDEYLKSIVATIQHEQNTIIRDIDSDVLLVQGVAGSGKTSAILQRVAFLLYHSRSSLNADQIILFSPNKLFSNYISEVLPSLGERNMRQVTLNEFISLRLTGIQVETLFERYEKDERNLPQSMIDIRLYKESAEFLNDLEALENKNKDHLLYFEDIIFEGRPFFTKDEISEIYEKQNKAFSIPDRFLKTKNILIKRLQKRIHRDRDDDWVQAEIDNLSDEDFQQIITDHNIEESTNQRSIIAEEFLKDRYAPIYNALINNYFFNPYEEYLYLLSLMDQNIVSKEIWDTMIEAIDHNVEAHKLGLSDSVAVLYLRDYVTDSGYNAGIQHIFIDEVQDYTMAQLKYISHAFPEAKLTLLGDRSQDVLTSSYRDKDLVTAVSDLFNKKRLTTITLNQSYRSTAEITNFASQLLPDTEKIKAFSRRGEKPEIHVYENENVYYTGLKDCARELNKKYETVAILTRNEAQAEQVYAHYGDEAQVTLVDADFRSVPKGIIVMPIYLAKGLEFDAVIAHDVSADNYPDSRSRDTLYTICTRAMHSLTLCADKELSPLIRSRETAKLQTN
- a CDS encoding SufD family Fe-S cluster assembly protein — protein: MSEELAEQLEQFANEHGEPHWLVKRRLEALTAVKSAPEFSISHFDMAASDNLQKQTPQKIKLTKEVLSAANIDEDEIGLSQIGQSSLENTLDEDDEEGGVILTDIFTAFRQHPRLIENYFMNKVLPEGSNKLTELHTALLNNGMFFYLPKNYQLSDTVHLNIIQDSFHNQDLITHIFIYADQGSSANIVVDARTVGDETNHADVIVEILARPKSQINYTEATHFGKNTKVTINRAAQISRDAQVNWKVAQFNQENTAAHTESNLAHKDAKTDIKIYTLQQGDKKVGSESAIFTEYFETENQNYQQGDAEKAKNIAITTTVSPSDKRDFNYISNNSDVQYEIVSKCSTTDGVTLNPKQYKNEDMKQKFIKGIETLNNSDLTKIVKDNLI
- the moaC gene encoding cyclic pyranopterin monophosphate synthase MoaC encodes the protein MEKLTHFNDQNRSKMVDVTDKKVTSRTALATGEIKMHPETLQRIHEGKIKKGDVLAVAQVAGIMAAKQTSSLIPMCHLIPLTGVDIHFEDDGESIVTCTAQVKTKHVTGVEIEGLLAVQTALLTIYDMCKAIDRGMIISNVHLVEKIGGKSGHFIFDDQVSHESQD
- a CDS encoding metal-sulfur cluster assembly factor, which gives rise to MDNAIGQGDVFSPIENEVMESLEDVIDPELGIDLVNLGLIYDVVVNEKYCLITMTLTTMGCPLGNLLEQQIIDAATSVESIEKCQINLVWQPAWNVSMISRFGKISLGIHG